AAGTCTCGACTGGTTTATAATGTTGTGACGCCTTGACTGGTTTGTAAGGTTGTGATGACTCTACTGGTGTGTAAGGTGGTTTCGCCTCGACTGGATTGTAATGTTGTGAACCCTTCgacttgtgtgtaaggttgtgacgcTTTGacaggtgtgtaaggttgtgaagtctCGACTAGTTTGTCAGGTTTTGAAGTTTCGActgatgtgtaaggttgtgaaccttcgactggtgtgtaaggttgtgacgcctcgactggtgtgtaagttTGTGTCGCCTCGACTGGAGTGTAATGTAGTGAACCCTCGACTTGTGTGTAAGGTTGCGACGccttgactggtgtgtaaggttgcgaAGCCCTGACTTGTTtgaaaggttgtgaagcctcaactggtgtgtaaggttgtgaaaccTTGACTGGTTTGTaatgttgtgaagcctcgactggtgtgtaaggttgtgaagccttgactgttttgtaaggttgtgaagcttcgacaGATGTGTAAGATTGTGAAGACATAACTGGTGTGTAAGGTGGTGAAGCTtccactggtgtgtaaggttgtgaagcttcgacaggtgtgtaaggttgtgaagacatgactggtgtgtaaggttgtaaaGCCTTGCCTGGTGTGTAAAGTTGTTAAACTTCGTATGGTGTGTGTAAGGCTGTGAAGCTTCAACTGGTGTGTAcggttgtgaagcttcgactggtgtgtaaggttgtgacgcCTAAactggtgtgtagggttgtgaagcttcgactaGTGTTTCATGTTGTGAGGCTTCGAGTGGTGTGTATAGTTGTGAAACTTCGACTGGTGTGTATGGTTGTAACACCTGAACTGGATTGTAAGGTTGTAAAGCTTCGAATGGTTTTTCATGTTGTGAAGCTTTGACTGGTGTGAAagtttgtgaagcctcgactggtgtgtaatgtTGTGAAGCCATTACTGGTGGGAATGGTTGTAACACCTCGACTGGTTTGTATGGTTGTGTAGCTTCAACTGGTTTTTCGtgttgtgaagcttcgactggtgtgtaaggttgtgaagcctcgactggtgtgtaatatTGTGATGCCTTTACTGGTGGGTAAGGTTGTGACGCCTTGCCTAGTTTTTaacgttgtgaagcctcgactggtgtgtaaggtagtgaagcctcgactggtggttAAGgtcgtgaagcctcgactggtatgTAACCTTGTGACGCCTCGACTTGCGTGTAAAGTTTTGAAGCTTCGACTGGTAATTCATGTGgtgaagcttcgactggtgtgtaagttTGTGAaccctcgactggtgtgtaatgttgtgaagcaattactcgtgtgtaaggttgtgaaactTCGACTGATGTGGAAGGTTGTGAAgtttcgactggtgtgtaaggttatgAAGCCGCGACTGATGTGTAAGTTAGTGTCGCCTCGACTGGAGTGTAATgtagtgaagcctcgactggtgtgtaaggttgtgacgcCTTgaatggtgtgtaaggttgtgacgccttgacaggtgtgtatggttgtggagCCCTGACTTGTTTGTAAGgtttgaagcctcgactggtgtgtaaggttgtgaagctctGACTAGTTTGTAatattgtgaagcctcgactggtgtgtaaggttgtgaagcattGATTGGTGTGTAAGGTTTTGAAGCATCGACAGATTTGTAAGGTTGTGAAGACATAACTGGTGTGTAAGGTGTGGAAACTtccactggtgtgtaaggttgtgaaactTTGACTAGTGTGTGAGGTTGTGAAGCCTTGCCTGGTGTGTAAGGGTGTGAAACTTcgcctggtgtgtaaggttgtggagCTTCAACTGGTGTTTCAtgttgtgaagcttcgactggtgtgtacgtttatgaagcctcgactggtgtgtaaggttgtgacgcCTCGACTGGAGTGTAAGAttgtgaagcttcgactggtttttcatgttgtgaatcttcgactggtgagtaaggttgtgattCCTTGACTGGTGTGTAATGCTGTGAAGCCTTTactggtgagtaaggttatgACGCCTTGACTGgtttgtaaggttgtgaagcctcgactgatgtGTAAGGATGTGAAGCTTCAATTGGTGTGTAAcgttgtgaagcttcgactggtgtTGCATGTTCTGGAacttcgactggtgtgtaaggttgtgaagcctcgactggtgtgtaatgtTGTGAAGCCTTTACTGGTAGGTAAGGTTGTGACGCCTCGACTGGTTTGTAAGGTTTTGatgcctcgactggtgtgtaaggtagtgaagcctcgactggtgtgtaaggttgtgaagcctcgactgatgtGTAATGTTGTGAAGCTTTAATTAGTGTGTAACGTTAAGAagcttcgactggtgtgtaaggttgtgacgccttgactggtgtgtaaggttgtgaagcttcgactggtgtttcatgttgtgaagcttcgactggtgtgtaattttgtgaagcctcgactcgtGTGTAAAGTAGTTAAGCCTCGACTGGAGTGTAagattgtgaagcctcgactggtgtgtaatgtTGTAAAGCCTTTACTGGtgggtaaggttgtgaagcctcgactgatgtGTAGGATAGTGAAGCTTCGActcgtgtgtaaggttgtgaacccTCGACTAATGTGTAATGTTGTGAAACCACGACTGGTTTTTCATGTTGTAAAGCCTTGACTGGTGTGTAATGTTGTTAaccctcgactggtgagtaatgtTGTGAAGCAtttactggtgtgtaaggttgtgaagcttcgactgaTGTTgaaggttgtgaagcttcgactggtgtgtaatGATGTGAAGCCTCGACTAGTGTGAAAGGTTGTGTAGCCTCGACTGGAGTGTAATGTAGTGAACCCTCgacttgtgtgtaaggttgtgaagcctcgactggtgtgtaagttTGTAAAGCCTTGACTGGTTTGTAATGATGTGAagctcgactggtgtgtaagattgtgaagccttgactggtgtgtaaggttgtgaagcttcgacaggtgtgtaaggttgtgaagacatgactggtgtgtaaggttgcgaAGAcatgactggtgtgtaaggttgtgaagcctccacTGATGTGTAAGATTGTGAAACTtccactggtgtgtaaggttgtgaagcctggcctggtgtgtaaggttgggaTACTTCGTCTGGTGTGTAAGGCTGTGATGCTTCAACTAGTGTGTATGTttgtgaagcttcgactggtgtgtaaaGTTGTGACGCCTGgacttgtgtgtaaggttgtgaaactTTGACTGGTGTTTCAtgttgtgaagcttcgactggtgCGTAAGGTTGTGAAACTTCGACTGGTGTGTATGGTTGTAACACCTGGATTGGAGTGTAACGTTGTGAAGCTTCGAATGGTTTTTCATGTTGTGAAGCTTCGACTTGTGTGTAagtttgtgaagcctcgactggtgtgtattGTTGTGAAGCCTTTACTGGTGGTTAAGGTTGTGACGCCTTGACTGgtttgtaaggttgtgaagcctcgactggtgtgtaaggtagaGAAGCGTCGCGCTCGTGTGTAagcttgtgaagcctcgactggtgtgtaagttTGTGATGCCTCGACTGGTGTATAATGTGAACCCTTGACTTGTGTGTTAGGTTGTGAAGCTGTGACTGGTGTGTATGGTTGTAGAGCTTCGACTTCTGTGTAAGGTTGTGATGCCTTGACTGTTGTGAAAGGTTGTGACGCCtttactggtgtgtaaggttgtgaagactTGATTGGTGTGTAAGATTTTGAAGCACTGACTTgtttgtaaggttgtgaagcctcgactggtgtgtaaggttgtgaagcctcgactggtgtgtaatgtTGTGATCCCTCGACTTGTGTGATAGGTTGTGAAGCtttgactggtgtgtaaggttgtgaagcctccacTGATGTGTATTGTTGTGAACCCTCGACTTGTGCTTCATGTTGTGAAACCTCGACTGGTATGTAATGTTGTGAACCACCAACTGGTGTGTAATGTTGTGATGCCtttactggtgtgtaaggttgtgaaaccTCGACTGGTGCGTAAGGTTGTGAAgcatcgactggtgtgtaaggttgtgaagcttcgaccTGTGTGTAAGGTTGAGAagcttcgactggtgtgtaaggttgtgacgcctcgactggtgtgtaaggttgtgatgcctcgactggtgtgtaaggttgtgaaactTCGACAGGTGTTTCAtgttgtgaagcttcgactggtgtttcgtgttgtgaagcttcgactggtgtgtaaggttgtgaagaagTGA
This sequence is a window from Procambarus clarkii isolate CNS0578487 chromosome 36, FALCON_Pclarkii_2.0, whole genome shotgun sequence. Protein-coding genes within it:
- the LOC138371756 gene encoding putative uncharacterized protein ENSP00000383309, with the translated sequence MCHVRSSHPPGAHQCGVIVKELIVEELIVEELIVEELIVEELIVEELIVKELIVEELIVEELIVEELIVEELIVEELNVDELIVEELIVEELVVEDLNVEELIVEGLIVKELIVEELIVEELNVEASQPYIPVEALQPYTPVEALQHYTPVEASQPYIPVEDSQPYSPVEVSQLYTPVEASQPYAPVKPSQPYTQVEGLQNFTPVEVSQPYKPVKVSQPYTPVEASQHDTPVEASQPYTSDEASQHYTPDEVSQPYTPVKASQPYTPFEDSLPYTPVEDSQPYKPVTSSQPYTPVEASQHETPVEASQHETPVEVSQPYTPVEASQPYTPVEASQPYTPVEASQPYTQVEASQPYTPVDASQPYAPVEVSQPYTPVKASQHYTPVGGSQHYIPVEVSQHEAQVEGSQQYTSVEASQPYTPVKASQPITQVEGSQHYTPVEASQPYTPVEASQPYKQVSASKSYTPIKSSQPYTPVKASQPFTTVKASQPYTEVEALQPYTPVTASQPNTQVKGSHYTPVEASQTYTPVEASQAYTRARRFSTLHTSRGFTTLQTSQGVTTLTTSKGFTTIHTSRGFTNLHTSRSFTT
- the LOC138371755 gene encoding uncharacterized protein is translated as MSSQPYTPVEASQPYTPVEASPPYTPVMSSQSYTSVEASQPYKTVKASQPYTPVEASQHYKPVKVSQPYTPVEASQPFKQVRASQPYTPVKASQPYTQVEGSLHYTPVEATQTYTPVEASQPYTPVEGSQPYTSVETSKPDKLVETSQPYTPVKASQPYTQVEGFTTLQSSRGETTLHTSRVITTLQTSQGVTTL